In Gadus chalcogrammus isolate NIFS_2021 chromosome 1, NIFS_Gcha_1.0, whole genome shotgun sequence, one DNA window encodes the following:
- the nckap5l gene encoding nck-associated protein 5-like translates to MSDVTEQRMCDEPFGSDEEGEEADVESYLEDNSSELMDRLRELEAENSALLLANESQREAYERCLDEVANHVVQALLNQKDLREECIKLKMLVFDLERQNRALCELFQQKLPNHPTTHYQFPAGPLPDYSAQPHPDPTKQVEAAQTEAQAKGNGYRTQHTSPGPRGPAASMEALSPFFKKKAHILEVLRKMEETDPLKFHPSTTSLSFCDYSQVLMSTEAVLAATAEPVPLQLPPKGHLHHHHHLPRCPCACPEADGPPHANGDGPLQREAGGTKGCGFHCGRGQEGPSKPCAHSTAGPEPAGPAPKHCSKNEKHQPLAQAANQSHEAAAAELDAAGPPPGSPPPAGVSEGLSGFYPSSSYRPVPEKEGQAEPSPSLSDVPERDTARRVPPRCPPAEGKAAAAGSPSKLLKFLKIPGVGEKAPCAAPAGPVRLSPQLTRSSRIPCRTNTYEVYHSPVPPRRAATAERCPPQPPAPPSRSESYPATHSAPTSPPQPEGGAPSPPAKEGPFPGLPALKEGPYVGLLAPKEGPFPGLLAPKEGPYVGLLAPKEGPFPGLLAPKEGPYLGLLAPKEGPFPGLSALKEGPYIGLLAPKEGPFPGLLNPKEGPYVGLLAPKTSSRTGPASALPKGPVQTRVPHYENVADLPARGPEEAPARGPEGPLALEKRPRPSSQAAGSGRKLVKSLPESALRAPPPQRKQSSSSPSSSSTSDEEGEEEEGEEEEEEEEEEEEEEEEESSVWRSHPSRAAPSGADEAPAGPHYPRETPMAQDPQDLQPPPLPPPPPPPAAPAKRSDSSSIPKRPGSGPGRSPADSGHHAFKDRLAALGKLRSSEDLRLRASEGPDAVGEGPAAPGEEQGPTLERPAEPREGPSREGPSREGPPREGPPREGPPREGPPREGPRHGKRSDSLDGKAKAPGGALKYPGPSLYEAGAKPAGGAAASGGAARPEPKTDSPKSRIGLPSPSADAPQVPRNSMRCPGSLNLAYTKAGFGPPGGSSPNKIPPKSPSKPTQGPPPRAPRPADAPRYSSKSEERSKIGGKGKKTPAYGDSLPPPPPKPPAADPQEAAPPPPPLPSPQSAIEQKVMKGIEENMLKLQEQDRTAPGGPEPKQKASNGIASWFGLKKSKLPALSRKADGAKAKEDKWRISIPSVGKESQAKVAARCKEGVEGLNISTLMEKAEGLRRALEEERAYVERSGRGHSCEVVMDPSQGQLAVMYRGARSDNFMQQLLNRVDGKEVISVPQRRLSFDCKTSRPVFTTQGDVISHMGSAGVTSDENLADSVHSQHFAASGASTYTLDSGIGTFPLPDGGAAGRSLSKVRTGGAAEPRGGSPGRVARRARTLDREMTAQEDGYSAPHRPLVPTAQYGALLEGRGPTGGLREDPEAHGANMFSPRSKTWTFPSLKGPGAPAEVYLAVEEEEEEPVAFSSFRAGLKEGGPSSSRGGVDPGSLPVPVPSGLGRRGKTRTPSIPEMSREAGLELLRERPEEAISPSRPQVLETPESLSDSLYDSLSSCGSQG, encoded by the exons ATGTCGGACGTGACGGAGCAGAGGATGTGTGATGAACCCTTTGGTTCggacgaggagggagaggaggcggaCGTGGAGTCCTACCTGGAGGACAACAGCAGTGAGCTCATGGACCGACTGAGGGAGTTGGAG GCAGAGAACTCTGCGCTGCTCCTGGCCAACGAGAGCCAGAGGGAGGCGTATGAGAGATGTCTGGATGAG GTGGCCAACCATGTGGTCCAAGCGTTGTTAAATCAAAAG gaCCTGAGAGAGGAGTGCATCAAGCTGAAGATGTTGGTGTTTGACCTGGAGAGACAGAACCGCGCACTGTGTGAGCTCTTCCAGCAGAAGCTCCCCAACCACCCCACGACACACTACCAG TTCCCCGCGGGCCCCCTCCCAGACTACAGTGCCCAGCCGCACCCCGACCCCACCAAGCAGGTGGAGGCTGCACAGACCGAAGCACAGGCCAAG GGTAACGGCTACCGCACACAGCACACCTccccgggcccccgggggcccgccgCCTCCATGGAggccctctcccccttcttcaAGAAGAAAGCACACATCCTGGAGGTCCTGCGCAAGATGGAGGAGACGGACCCGCTCAAGTTCCACCCGTCCACCACCAGCCTGTCGTTCTGCGACTACAGCCAGGTGCTGATGTCCACCGAGGCCGTGCTGGCGGCCACCGCCGAGCCCGTCCCCCTGCAGCTGCCCCCCAAgggccacctccaccaccaccaccacctgccccgCTGCCCCTGCGCCTGCCCCGAGGCGGACGGCCCCCCGCACGCCAACGGGGACGGCCCGCTGCAGCGCGAGGCGGGCGGGACCAAGGGCTGCGGGTTCCACTGCGGCAGGGGCCAAGAGGGCCCCTCCAAGCCCTGCGCCCAC AGCACAGCGGGGCCGGAgcccgccggccccgcccccaaacACTGCAGCAAGAATGAAAAGCACCAGCCGCTCGCACAGGCGGCCAATCAGAGCcacgaggcggcggcggcggagctcGACGCGGCGGGCCCTCCCCCGGGGAGCCCCCCCCCGGCGGGCGTCTCGGAGGGGCTCTCGGGGTTCTACCCGTCCTCCTCCTACCGGCCCGTCCCTGAGAAGGAGGGCCAGGCGGAGCCCTCC CCCTCGCTGTCGGACGTCCCGGAGCGGGACACGGCGCGGCGGGTCCCCCCGCGCTGCCCCCCGGCCGAGGGCAAGGCGGCGGCCGCCGGCTCTCCGTCCAAGCTGCTGAAGTTCCTGAAGATCCCGGGCGTGGGGGAGAAGGCCCCGTGCGCGGCCCCCGCCGGCCCCGTGCGCCTCAGCCCGCAGCTCACGCGCAGCTCGCGCATCCCCTGCCGCACCAACACCTACGAGGTGTACCACTCCCCGGTGccgccgcgccgcgccgccaccgccgagcgctgccccccccagccccccgccccgccctccCGCTCCGAGTCCTACCCCGCCACGCACTCGGcgcccacctcccccccgcAGCCCGAGGGGGGGGCCCCCTCCCCGCCCGCCAAGGAGGGGCCCTTCCCCGGCCTCCCTGCCCTCAAGGAGGGGCCCTACGTAGGCCTGTTGGCCCCCAAGGAGGGGCCCTTCCCCGGCCTCTTGGCCCCCAAGGAGGGGCCCTACGTAGGCCTGTTGGCCCCCAAGGAGGGGCCCTTCCCCGGCCTCTTGGCCCCCAAGGAGGGGCCCTACTTAGGCCTGTTGGCCCCCAAGGAGGGGCCCTTCCCCGGCCTCTCTGCTCTCAAGGAGGGGCCCTACATAGGCCTCTTGGCCCCCAAGGAGGGGCCCTTCCCTGGCCTCTTGAACCCCAAGGAGGGGCCCTACGTAGGCCTCTTGGCCCCTAAGACCAGCAGCAGGACGGGCCCGGCCTCCGCCTTACCCAAGGGCCCCGTCCAGACCCGGGTTCCACACTACGAGAACGTGGCCGACCTGCCCGCCCGGGGGCCCGAGGAGGCCCCCGCTCGGGGCCCCGAGGGGCCCCTGGCCCTGGAGAAGAGGCCCAGGCCCTCCTCGCAGGCGGCGGGGTCCGGCAGGAAGCTGGTGAAGTCGCTACCGGAGAGCGCCCTCCGCGCTCCCCCTCCGCAGCGCAAACAGTCCtcttcctcgccctcctcctcctccacgtcagacgaggagggggaggaggaggagggggaggaagaggaggaggaggaggaggaggaggaagaggaggaagaggaggagagctcCGTCTGGAGGTCCCACCCCAGCCGGGCCGCCCCCTCGGGTGCGGACGAGGCGCCGGCCGGGCCCCACTACCCCAGGGAGACCCCCATGGCCCAGGACCCCCAGGACCTCCAGCCgccccccctgcctcctcctcccccccccccggccgcccCGGCCAAGAGGAGCGACTCCTCGTCCATCCCAAAGCGGCCGGGCAGCGGGCCGGGCCGCTCCCCGGCCGACTCGGGACACCACGCCTTCAAGGACCGCCTGGCGGCGCTGGGGAAGCTGCGCAGCTCGGAGGACCTGCGCCTCAGGGCGTCGGAGGGCCCCGACGCGGTCGGTGAGGGCCCCGCAGCCCCCGGTGAGGAGCAGGGCCCGACCCTGGAGCGGCCCGCCGAGCCCAGGGAGGGGCCCTCCAGGGAGGGGCCCTCCAGAGAGGggccccccagagaggggccccccagagaggggccccccagagaggggccccccAGGGAGGGGCCCAGGCACGGGAAGCGCTCGGACTCGCTGGACGGCAAGGCCAAAGCTCCCGGCGGGGCTCTGAAGTACCCCGGCCCCTCCCTGTACGAGGCGGGCGCCAAGCCTGCGGGCGGGGCGGCGGCGAGCGGGGGGGCGGCGAGGCCGGAGCCCAAGACGGACAGCCCCAAGAGCAGGATCGGCCTGCCCTCCCCGAGCGCCGACGCGCCCCAGGTACCGCGCAACAGCATGCGCTGTCCCGGCTCCCTGAACCTGGCCTACACCAAGGCCGGCTTCGGCCCTCCCGGCGGCAGCAGCCCCAACAAGATCCCCCCCAAGTCGCCCTCCAAGCCCACCCAGGGCCCCCCGCCGCGGGCGCCCCGGCCGGCCGACGCGCCACGCTACTCCTCCAAGTCGGAGGAGCGCTCCAAGATCGGCGGCAAGGGCAAGAAAACCCCCGCGTACGGGGACAgcctcccgccccccccgcccaagCCCCCCGCCGCGGACCCCCAGGAGgccgccccgccgccgccgccgctccccAGCCCGCAGTCGGCCATCGAGCAGAAGGTGATGAAGGGCATCGAGGAGAACATGCTGAAGCTGCAGGAGCAGGACCGCACGGCGCCCGGCGGCCCAGAGCCCAAGCAGAAGGCGTCCAACGGCATCGCCAGCTGGTTCGGCCTGAAGAAGAGCAAGCTGCCGGCGCTCAGCCGCAAGGCGGACGGCGCCAAGGCCAAGGAGGACAAGTGGCGGATCAGCATCCCCTCGGTGGGGAAGGAGTCCCAGGCCAAGGTGGCGGCGCGCTGCAAGGAGGGCGTGGAGGGCCTGAACATCTCCACGCTCATGGAGAAGGCGGAGGGGCTGCGGCgcgccctggaggaggagcgcgCCTACGTGGAGCGCTCGGGCCGCGGGCACTCGTGCGAGGTGGTGATGGACCCGTCCCAGGGCCAGCTGGCCGTCATGTACAGGGGCGCGCGCTCCGACAACTTCATGCAGCAGCTGCTCaacag AGTGGACGGGAAGGAGGTGATCAGCGTCCCCCAGCGCCGGCTCTCCTTCGACTGCAAGACGTCCCGACCGGTGTTCACCACGCAGGGCGACGTCATCAGCCACATG GGGTCAGCTGGCGTGACCTCGGACGAGAACCTGGCCGACTCTGTCCACTCACAACACTTTGCAG CGTCCGGCGCCTCCACCTACACCCTGGACAGCGGCATTGGCACCTTCCCGCTGCCCGACGGCGGGGCCGCCGGCCGCAGCCTGTCCAAGGTGCGGACGGGCGGGGCCGCGGAGCCGCGGGGGGGCTCCCCCGGCCGGGTGGCCCGCCGCGCCCGCACTCTGGACCGCGAGATGACGGCCCAGGAGGACGGCTACAGCGCCCCCCACAGGCCGCTGGTGCCCACCGCGCAGTACGGTGCCCTGCTGGAGGGCCGGGGCCCCACGGGGGGCCTCCGCGAAG ACCCAGAGGCCCACGGAGCCAACATGTTCTCACCGCGCTCCAAGACCTGGACCTTCCCCAGCCTgaagggccccggggccccggccgAGGTGTAcctggcggtggaggaggaggaggaggagcccgtGGCCTTCAGCTCCTTCAGAGCG GGCCTGAAGGAGGGGGGGCCCTCTTCCAGCCGCGGGGGGGTGGACCCGGGCAGCCTGCCCGTACCCGTCCCGTCCGGGCTGGGCCGCCGGGGGAAGACTCGCACCCCAAGCATCCCCGAGATGAGCCGGGAGGCGGGGCTAGAGCTGCTGAGGGAGCGGCCCGAGGAGGCCATCTCCCCGAGTCGCCCCCAGGTCCTGGAGACCCCGGAGTCCCTCAGCGACTCGCTCTACGACAGCCTGTCGTCGTGCGGCAGCCAAGGGTGA
- the tegt gene encoding probable Bax inhibitor 1 → MNVFDRNINFDALFKLSQISHSTQVHLKNVYSSLAVCMFVAAAGSYVHVVTRLFQGGVLSLLGSLGMMFWLAMTPHNSDTEKKRLAILAGFAFFTGVGLGPAMDFVIAINPSIIVTAFLGTSMIFLCFTLSALYAKRRSYLFLGGTLMSGLSVLFLMSVMNMFLGSALLFKAHMYLGLIIMCGFVLFDTQLIIEKAENGDKDYIWHCVDLFLDFVTIFRKLMVLLAMNEKEKKKEKK, encoded by the exons ATGAACGTGTTCGATCGAAACATCAACTTTGACGCCCTCTTCAAACTATCCCAAAT CTCCCACTCTACCCAGGTGCACCTGAAGAACGTCTACTCCAGCCTGGCAGTATGCATGTTCGTGGCTGCAGCCGGGTCCTATGTCCATGTGGTCACTCGTCTCTTTCAG GGGGGCGTGCTGTCTCTGCTAGGTTCTCTGGGAATGATGTTCTGGCTGGCCATGACTCCACACAACTCTGACACGGAGAAGAAGAGACTGGCCATCCTAGCCGGCTTTGCCTTCTTCACAG GTGTTGGCCTTGGCCCCGCCATGGACTTTGTCATCGCCATCAATCCGAG CATCATCGTGACGGCGTTCCTGGGGACATCCATGATCTTTCTGTGCTTCACGCTCAGCGCACTCTATGCCAAGAGAAGGAGCTATCTCTTCCTAGGAG GTACTCTGATGTCCGGCTTGTCAGTCCTGTTCCTCATGTCGGTCATGAACATGTTCCTGGGGTCTGCCTTGCTGTTCAAG GCCCACATGTACCTGGGGCTGATCATCATGTGTGGCTTCGTCCTGTTCGACACTCAGCTCATCATTGAGAAGGCAGAGAACGGAGACAAGGACTACATCTG GCACTGCGTGGACTTGTTCCTCGACTTTGTCACAATCTTCAGGAAACTGATGGTCCTCCTCGCTATGAACGAGAAG gagaagaagaaggagaagaagtag
- the ctdsp2 gene encoding carboxy-terminal domain RNA polymerase II polypeptide A small phosphatase 2, with product MESSIITQVQKEDVQVSPKTGAVSRSSLKQPKSCNIFKALFCCLKAQDGPKLPPPPPPPPPPSSQQALLESQENGTVVKDEGSLLPELDPQDQGKICVVIDLDETLVHSSFKPISNADFIVPVEIEGTTHQVYVLKRPYVDEFLQRMGELFECVLFTASLAKYADPVTDLLDQGSVFRARLFRESCVFHQGCYVKDLSRLGRDLRKTLILDNSPASYIFHPENAVPVLSWFDDVDDVELLNLLPVFEDLSQADNVYTRLDQLRGP from the exons gcGCGGTGAGCCGCTCCTCTCTCAAGCAGCCAAAGAGCTGTAACATCTTTAAGGCGCTCTTCTGCTGCCTCAAAGCGCAGGATGGCCCCAAACTGCCaccccctccaccgccaccgcctccaccctcctcccagcAGGCCTTGCTGgagtcgcaggaaaatgggacAGTTGTCAAG GATGAGGGCAGCCTACTGCCTGAGTTGGATCCCCAGGACCAGGGAAAGATCTGCGTGGTCATAGACCTGGATGAGACCCTGGTCCACAGCTCATTCAAG CCCATTAGCAACGCAGACTTCATCGTGCCAGTGGAGATAGAAGGGACCACCCACCAG GTCTACGTCCTGAAGCGGCCCTACGTGGATGAGTTCTTGCAGAGGATGGGGGagctgtttgagtgtgtgctgtTCACAGCCAGCCTTGCCAAG TATGCGGACCCAGTGACTGACCTGCTGGATCAGGGCAGTGTGTTCCGGGCCCGTCTGTTCCGGGAGTCCTGCGTCTTCCACCAGGGCTGCTATGTGAAGGACCTGAGCCGGCTCGGCCGGGACCTGAGGAAGACCCTCATCCTGGACAACTCCCCGGCCTCCTACATCTTCCACCCGGAGAACGCT GTGCCGGTGCTGTCGTGGTTCGACGATGTGGACGACGTTGAGCTCCTCAACCTTCTTCCCGTGTTTGAGGACCTGAGTCAAGCGGACAACGTTTACACCCGTCTGGACCAGCTCCGAGGGCCGTAG